A part of Gossypium hirsutum isolate 1008001.06 chromosome A07, Gossypium_hirsutum_v2.1, whole genome shotgun sequence genomic DNA contains:
- the LOC107953569 gene encoding adenine/guanine permease AZG2: MGGETCGEMGFGASLKKLSNSWKKIEMSVNDAVSKSKVGKFFKLEARKTCFTRELRAGTATFLTMAYIITVNATIIADSGGTCLMADCTVPGNQTAASPDCMLKPNLGYDNCVSKTKSDLVVATILSAMIGSFAMGVLANLPLGLAPGMGPNAYLAYNLVGFHGSGSISYQTALAVVLIEGCAFLAISTLGVRAKIARLMPKPVRLACGAGIGLFIAFVGLQIHQGVGLIGPDPTTLVTISACAKIDPISNTCVGGKMRSPTFWIAMVGFLMTCYGLMKEIKGSMIYGISFITLVSWIRGTSFTIFPKTPLGDTNYNYFKKVVDFHKIESTFGVISFSHFNRSEVWIALVTLLYVDVLATTGTLYTMAEIGGFLDDKGSFEGEYLAYIVDASSTIVGSALGVSPVATYVESSAGIKEGGRTGLTAVVIAFYFFLSLFFTPLLTSVPPWAIGPSLVIVGVMMMKVVKDINWENIKEAVPAFVTMSTMPLTYSIANGIIGGIGVYIALSLYDLMLGFIKWVNKMRKMVIKEQNQVSNGVESMVEII, encoded by the coding sequence ATGGGAGGTGAAACGTGTGGAGAAATGGGGTTTGGGGCTTCATTGAAAAAGCTCTCAAATTCATGGAAGAAAATAGAAATGAGTGTCAATGATGCAGTTTCAAAGAGCAAAGTTGGCAAGTTCTTCAAGCTTGAAGCAAGGAAAACTTGTTTCACAAGGGAACTAAGAGCTGGCACAGCAACTTTCTTAACAATGGCTTATATCATCACGGTCAACGCCACCATCATCGCTGATTCCGGTGGCACTTGTTTGATGGCTGATTGTACGGTTCCGGGTAACCAAACGGCAGCTTCGCCGGATTGTATGTTGAAGCCTAATCTGGGGTACGATAACTGTGTATCGAAAACCAAGAGTGATCTTGTTGTAGCCACTATTTTATCAGCCATGATTGGGTCATTTGCAATGGGAGTGTTAGCCAATTTGCCATTAGGGTTAGCTCCTGGTATGGGACCTAATGCTTATTTGGCTTATAACTTAGTGGGGTTCCATGGATCTGGGTCTATATCATATCAAACAGCCTTGGCAGTGGTTTTAATTGAAGGGTGTGCTTTTCTAGCCATATCAACATTAGGGGTTAGAGCCAAGATAGCTAGGCTCATGCCTAAACCGGTTAGGTTAGCTTGTGGGGCAGGGATTGGTTTGTTTATTGCATTTGTAGGGTTACAGATACACCAAGGGGTTGGCCTTATAGGACCTGACCCAACCACATTGGTCACTATCTCAGCTTGTGCTAAAATTGACCCTATTTCAAACACTTGTGTAGGGGGCAAAATGAGAAGCCCCACATTTTGGATAGCCATGGTGGGGTTTTTAATGACTTGTTATGGCTTAATGAAAGAGATTAAAGGAAGTATGATTTACGGTATTTCATTTATCACATTAGTTTCATGGATTAGAGGGACTTCGTTTACAATTTTCCCAAAAACCCCACTAGGTGATACAAATTATAACTATTTCAAAAAAGTAGTGGATTTTCATAAAATAGAGTCCACTTTTGGGGTTATAAGTTTTAGTCATTTCAATAGGTCTGAAGTATGGATTGCTTTAGTCACATTGTTATATGTTGATGTGCTTGCTACAACTGGTACATTATACACCATGGCTGAAATTGGGGGGTTTTTGGATGATAAAGGGAGTTTTGAAGGTGAATATTTAGCATACATTGTTGATGCTAGTTCGACTATCGTCGGTTCGGCGTTAGGGGTTTCACCTGTAGCTACTTACGTTGAATCATCTGCCGGGATTAAAGAAGGGGGTCGAACAGGATTAACTGCTGTCGTTATCGCCTTTTATTTCTTCTTATCGTTGTTTTTTACGCCGTTGTTGACAAGTGTACCACCATGGGCTATTGGACCTTCATTAGTGATTGTTGGTGTGATGATGATGAAAGTGGTGAAAGATATAAATTGGGAGAATATTAAAGAAGCAGTCCCTGCTTTTGTTACAATGTCGACTATGCCATTGACTTATTCTATTGCTAATGGCATTATTGGTGGTATTGGGGTTTATATTGCACTTAGTTTATATGATTTAATGTTGGGGTTTATCAAATGGGTGAATAAGATGAGGAAAATGGTGATCAAAGAACAAAATCAAGTGTCCAATGGGGTTGAATCAATGGTTGAAATCATTTGA